A single region of the Anaerostipes rhamnosivorans genome encodes:
- the rpsD gene encoding 30S ribosomal protein S4: protein MAIDRTPVLKRCRSLGLDPVFLGIDKKSNRTSTRGNRKKSEYGLQLREKQKAKFIYGVLEKPFRNYYAKAEKMKGQTGVNLMTLLELRLDNVLFRLGFGRTRKECRQIVDHKHVLVNGKTVNIPSYKVSVGDVIEIKENHKTSPRYKEILEVTGGRMVPSWLEANQEALSGTVKEIPTREEIDVPVNETLIVELYSK from the coding sequence ATGGCAATAGATAGAACTCCAGTCTTAAAAAGATGTAGATCCTTAGGCCTCGATCCTGTATTCTTAGGAATCGACAAAAAGTCTAACAGAACCTCAACAAGAGGAAATAGAAAAAAAAGTGAGTACGGACTTCAGCTTCGTGAAAAACAGAAAGCGAAGTTTATCTACGGTGTATTAGAAAAACCGTTTAGAAATTACTATGCAAAAGCAGAGAAGATGAAAGGTCAGACAGGTGTTAACCTTATGACTCTTCTGGAACTGAGACTTGACAATGTATTATTCCGTCTCGGATTTGGAAGAACAAGAAAAGAATGCAGACAGATCGTTGACCACAAGCATGTGCTTGTAAACGGCAAAACTGTGAACATCCCTTCTTACAAAGTATCTGTAGGTGATGTGATCGAGATCAAAGAAAATCACAAAACTTCTCCTAGATACAAAGAAATCTTAGAAGTCACAGGCGGAAGAATGGTTCCTTCTTGGTTAGAAGCAAATCAGGAAGCATTAAGCGGAACTGTTAAGGAAATTCCTACAAGAGAAGAAATCGACGTTCCTGTAAATGAGACTCTGATCGTCGAGTTATATTCTAAATAA
- the rpsK gene encoding 30S ribosomal protein S11 — protein sequence MAKVTKKAAKKRVKKNVQHGQAHIQSSFNNTIVTLTDAQGNALSWASAGGLGFRGSKKSTPYAAQMAAETATKAALIHGLKTVDVMVKGPGSGREAAIRALSAAGLEVTSIKDVTPVPHNGCRPPKRRRV from the coding sequence ATGGCTAAAGTTACAAAAAAAGCGGCTAAAAAACGTGTGAAAAAGAATGTTCAGCACGGACAGGCACACATTCAGTCATCTTTTAATAATACAATCGTTACATTAACTGATGCTCAGGGAAATGCTCTTTCTTGGGCCAGCGCAGGTGGATTAGGATTCAGAGGATCCAAGAAATCTACTCCTTATGCGGCACAGATGGCTGCTGAGACAGCAACAAAAGCAGCGTTAATACACGGTTTAAAAACAGTGGACGTTATGGTAAAAGGACCGGGATCAGGAAGAGAAGCAGCGATTCGTGCTTTATCAGCAGCTGGTCTGGAAGTTACAAGCATCAAAGATGTAACACCGGTACCTCACAACGGATGTCGCCCACCAAAACGCAGAAGAGTTTAA
- the rpsM gene encoding 30S ribosomal protein S13 produces the protein MARISGVDLPREKRVEIGLTYIYGIGLTSSKRILSEANVNPDTRVRDLTDDEVRRISEVVSESQTVEGDLRREIALNIKRLKEIGSYRGKRHRQGLPCRGQKTKTNARTCKGPKKTVANKKK, from the coding sequence ATGGCTCGTATTTCAGGTGTTGATTTACCAAGAGAAAAACGTGTGGAGATTGGACTTACCTATATCTATGGGATCGGTCTTACAAGCTCTAAACGTATTTTATCAGAAGCAAATGTAAACCCGGATACTCGTGTACGTGATCTTACAGACGACGAAGTTCGCAGAATCAGCGAAGTAGTCTCTGAGTCACAGACAGTAGAGGGAGATTTAAGAAGAGAAATCGCTCTTAATATTAAGAGATTAAAAGAAATTGGATCTTACAGAGGGAAACGCCATAGACAGGGACTTCCTTGCCGTGGACAGAAGACAAAGACAAATGCCAGAACATGTAAAGGTCCTAAGAAAACTGTAGCAAATAAGAAGAAATAA
- the rpmJ gene encoding 50S ribosomal protein L36: MKVRASVKPMCEKCKVIRRKGSVRVICENPKHKQRQG, from the coding sequence GTGAAAGTTAGAGCATCTGTAAAACCTATGTGTGAAAAATGCAAGGTAATTAGAAGAAAAGGATCTGTCAGAGTCATCTGTGAGAATCCGAAGCACAAACAGAGACAGGGATAA
- the infA gene encoding translation initiation factor IF-1, which translates to MAKSEAIEVEGIVLEKLPNAMFKVEIEGGHVILAHISGKLRMNYIKILPGDKVTLALSPYDLSKGRIIWRDK; encoded by the coding sequence ATGGCAAAGTCAGAAGCAATTGAAGTAGAAGGAATCGTATTGGAAAAACTGCCGAACGCGATGTTCAAGGTAGAGATCGAGGGAGGGCATGTGATTTTAGCACATATCAGCGGAAAGCTCAGAATGAATTACATCAAGATCCTTCCTGGTGACAAGGTAACTCTTGCACTTTCTCCGTATGATCTGTCAAAAGGAAGAATTATTTGGAGAGATAAATAA
- the map gene encoding type I methionyl aminopeptidase has translation MAVTIKSKREIERMREAGKILEETHDRLAEIIKPGISTLEIDQFGEKIIRGYGCIPSFLNYNGYPASICVSVNDEVVHGIPKKGRILEDGDIVSLDAGVIHQGYHSDAARTYGVGEISDEAARLIRITKESFFEGMKFAKEGNHLFDISEAIQKHIERNGYSVVRDLVGHGIGTHLHEDPQIPNFKGRRKGMKLRAGMTLAIEPMVNAGTWEVEWLSDDWTVVTADGSLAAHYENTILITEDGYEILSLSK, from the coding sequence ATGGCAGTGACGATCAAATCAAAAAGAGAAATCGAACGAATGAGAGAGGCCGGTAAGATTCTGGAGGAGACGCATGACCGTTTAGCCGAGATTATCAAACCGGGAATTTCTACTTTAGAGATTGACCAATTCGGGGAAAAGATCATACGGGGATACGGGTGTATTCCTTCTTTTCTGAATTATAATGGTTATCCAGCATCCATCTGTGTATCCGTCAATGACGAAGTGGTTCACGGGATCCCGAAAAAGGGCCGGATCTTAGAAGACGGAGATATTGTCAGCCTGGATGCAGGAGTCATCCATCAGGGATACCACTCTGACGCCGCAAGGACTTATGGTGTCGGAGAGATCTCAGATGAGGCAGCCCGCCTGATCCGGATCACAAAGGAAAGCTTTTTTGAAGGTATGAAGTTTGCCAAAGAGGGGAATCATCTATTTGATATTTCCGAGGCGATCCAAAAACACATCGAGAGAAACGGCTATTCAGTGGTGAGAGATTTAGTAGGACATGGGATTGGAACACATCTTCACGAAGATCCTCAGATCCCGAACTTTAAGGGCCGGAGAAAAGGCATGAAGTTGAGGGCCGGTATGACCCTGGCAATCGAGCCGATGGTCAATGCAGGGACCTGGGAAGTCGAATGGCTTTCTGATGACTGGACTGTAGTGACAGCAGACGGAAGTCTTGCTGCCCACTATGAAAACACAATTTTAATTACCGAAGATGGTTACGAAATATTATCATTATCAAAGTAG
- a CDS encoding adenylate kinase: MKIIMLGAPGAGKGTQAKQIAEQYSIPHISTGDIFRANIKNGTELGKKAKEYMDQGLLVPDELVVDLVVDRIEKDDCQKGFILDGFPRTIPQAEALDSALAAKDMKIDFALDIEVPDENIIDRMSGRRSCKDCGAIFHVKYNPPKSEGTCDICSGELILRDDDKEETVKKRLDVYHKQTAPLISHYKSAGSLHVIDGTRHIDVVFDEIKSILEA; encoded by the coding sequence ATGAAAATTATTATGTTGGGGGCTCCAGGAGCAGGAAAGGGAACTCAGGCAAAGCAGATTGCAGAGCAGTACAGTATTCCACATATTTCAACAGGAGATATTTTCAGAGCGAATATTAAAAATGGTACGGAGCTTGGCAAGAAAGCCAAAGAGTACATGGACCAGGGACTGCTGGTTCCAGATGAACTTGTAGTCGATCTTGTGGTTGACAGGATCGAAAAAGATGACTGCCAAAAAGGCTTCATCTTAGATGGATTCCCAAGGACGATTCCTCAGGCAGAAGCATTGGATTCAGCCCTTGCCGCAAAAGATATGAAAATTGATTTTGCTTTGGATATCGAGGTTCCAGATGAGAATATCATCGACCGGATGTCCGGAAGACGTTCCTGCAAGGATTGTGGTGCGATCTTCCACGTAAAATATAATCCTCCGAAATCAGAAGGAACCTGTGATATATGCAGCGGTGAGCTGATCCTCCGAGATGACGACAAAGAAGAGACTGTAAAGAAAAGGCTGGATGTATACCACAAACAGACCGCACCTTTGATTTCCCATTATAAGAGTGCGGGCAGCCTTCATGTGATTGACGGTACAAGGCATATTGATGTAGTATTTGATGAGATCAAAAGCATTTTAGAGGCATAA
- the rplO gene encoding 50S ribosomal protein L15, producing the protein MELSNLRPADGSKHSDNFRRGRGHGSGNGKTAGKGHKGQKARSGGGTRPGFEGGQMPLYRRIPKRGFTCINSKQIIGINVSALERFEDGAEVSVDTLIETGIVSNPKDGVKILGSGELTKKLTVKANAFSAGAKEKIEALGGKAEVI; encoded by the coding sequence ATGGAATTATCAAACTTACGCCCTGCAGACGGATCTAAGCACAGCGATAACTTCAGAAGAGGTCGCGGACATGGTTCAGGAAATGGAAAAACTGCAGGTAAAGGACATAAAGGACAGAAAGCCCGTTCCGGCGGAGGAACAAGACCGGGATTTGAAGGCGGACAGATGCCTTTATACAGACGTATTCCAAAGAGAGGCTTCACTTGCATTAACTCAAAACAGATCATTGGAATCAACGTATCAGCATTAGAAAGATTTGAAGATGGAGCAGAAGTTTCTGTTGATACCTTAATCGAAACAGGAATTGTTTCTAATCCGAAAGACGGAGTTAAAATTTTAGGCAGTGGCGAACTTACAAAGAAACTTACAGTAAAAGCAAATGCTTTCAGTGCAGGGGCAAAAGAAAAGATCGAAGCTCTTGGAGGAAAAGCCGAGGTGATTTAG
- the rpmD gene encoding 50S ribosomal protein L30 yields the protein MADKLKITLVKSTIGAIPKHRKTVEALGLKKLNKTVEMPDNASVRGMIHQVQHLVKVEEI from the coding sequence ATGGCAGATAAATTAAAAATTACTTTAGTAAAATCTACAATCGGTGCCATTCCAAAGCATAGAAAGACAGTGGAAGCTTTAGGACTTAAGAAGTTAAACAAGACTGTTGAAATGCCTGATAACGCAAGTGTCAGAGGAATGATTCATCAGGTTCAGCATTTAGTAAAAGTAGAAGAAATTTAA
- the rpsE gene encoding 30S ribosomal protein S5: MKRTMIDPSQLELEEKVVSIKRVTKVVKGGRNFRFAALVVVGDKNGHVGAGLGKAMEIPEAIRKGREAAAKKLVEVPIDEKGSTPHDFTGKFGSASVLLKTSPEGTGIIAGGPSRDVLELAGYKNIRSKSLGSNNKQNVVLATIEGLKNLKTPEEVAKLRGKSVEELLG; this comes from the coding sequence ATGAAGCGTACAATGATCGACCCTAGCCAGTTAGAGCTGGAAGAAAAAGTTGTATCTATCAAACGTGTTACCAAAGTAGTAAAAGGTGGACGTAATTTCAGATTCGCAGCATTAGTTGTCGTTGGAGATAAGAACGGACACGTTGGTGCAGGATTAGGAAAAGCAATGGAAATTCCAGAAGCGATCCGCAAAGGAAGAGAAGCGGCTGCTAAGAAATTAGTAGAAGTACCGATTGACGAAAAGGGAAGTACACCGCATGATTTCACAGGTAAATTCGGAAGTGCGTCTGTATTATTAAAGACATCTCCGGAAGGTACTGGAATCATCGCAGGAGGTCCTTCACGTGACGTATTGGAGCTTGCAGGATACAAAAATATCCGTTCTAAGTCTTTAGGTTCTAACAACAAGCAGAATGTTGTTCTGGCAACCATCGAAGGTTTAAAGAATTTAAAAACTCCAGAAGAAGTAGCAAAGCTTCGCGGAAAATCTGTAGAAGAGCTCTTAGGTTAG